Below is a window of Humulus lupulus chromosome 9, drHumLupu1.1, whole genome shotgun sequence DNA.
ttaaataattcatataCAAATAACAATTATCTTACTCAATCTCATTTAACAGTCCATCAGTGGTATCATAGCTCCGTTCGATCATATCACTGGGCGTAATCTTTTCCGCTCATCAACATGAGTTTGGAGTCCAACTGCTCTTCTCTACCTCTTCCAATTTTCCATGGAGAAAACTATGATTTTTGGTCCATCAAAATGAGGACCTATTTTCGATCACAAAATCTATGGAAAATTATTGAAGAGGGAGTCACTATTTCGGAAGACATTACATCTCTTTCGGAAGATCAAAAGAAGGTAATGGAGGATAGTCAACAAAAGGATTCTCATGCATTATActgcttgcagcaagctatggcagACAATCTTTTTCCACGGATTATGGGCGCAGCAACGGCAAAAGAAGCATGGGACACGCTGCAGGAGGAGTTCCAAGGAACAATTAAGGTACGCACTGTTAGACTACAAAAGCTTAGAagagattttgaaaatcttaaaaTGAAAGATAATGAGACTGCAAAAGATTACTATTCTAGAATTAAAGAAATAGTATATCAAATGGGAG
It encodes the following:
- the LOC133799579 gene encoding uncharacterized protein LOC133799579, with the translated sequence MSLESNCSSLPLPIFHGENYDFWSIKMRTYFRSQNLWKIIEEGVTISEDITSLSEDQKKVMEDSQQKDSHALYCLQQAMADNLFPRIMGAATAKEAWDTLQEEFQGTIKVRTVRLQKLRRDFENLKMKDNETAKDYYSRIKEIVYQMGAYGEIISDKNIVQKILISCTDKYDSIDFVIEETKDLETLSPTELMGSLEAYESRRERHKESEVENAFQSKINPRSQKPKVDGKKTQEKQKENNDKYPPCGICKRKSHLEKDC